In one Brevibacillus composti genomic region, the following are encoded:
- a CDS encoding GbsR/MarR family transcriptional regulator, producing the protein MEDKHEEKLYKAQDRVIETLAKNMDLYGITMSTGLLYGTMLFQNKAMTLDEMGEALEMSKTSMSTGVRTLMDLQMVDKIWKKGTRKDHYEVNLDWHQTFIDFFSLKWRAASEQNVHAMKKSRQELLSLLQSGDLSDDLRSRIELSIDRIDNALAYYNWLSRFIDALESHEIFELVPKDPVQE; encoded by the coding sequence ATGGAAGACAAACATGAAGAAAAACTGTATAAGGCCCAGGATCGGGTCATCGAGACACTTGCCAAAAACATGGATTTGTATGGAATTACGATGTCTACCGGTCTCTTGTATGGCACCATGCTGTTTCAGAATAAGGCGATGACGCTTGACGAAATGGGCGAAGCTCTGGAAATGAGCAAGACGAGTATGAGCACGGGTGTCCGCACCCTGATGGATTTGCAGATGGTTGACAAGATATGGAAAAAAGGGACGCGGAAGGATCATTACGAGGTCAATCTGGATTGGCACCAAACCTTCATTGACTTCTTCTCCCTCAAGTGGAGGGCGGCTTCCGAACAAAATGTGCACGCGATGAAAAAATCGCGGCAGGAACTGCTTTCGCTGCTCCAAAGTGGGGATCTCTCGGACGACCTCCGCAGCCGCATTGAGCTTAGCATCGATCGCATCGACAATGCACTGGCCTACTACAACTGGCTGTCCCGGTTTATCGACGCACTGGAATCGCATGAAATTTTTGAGCTTGTTCCAAAGGATCCGGTACAGGAATAG
- a CDS encoding sensor histidine kinase: MMVLILLAIWAFGAFVLYTDPKNISIRWASATAFVGGCGFLSAVFDETLLPLLTDAFPLSTTLPAYLLAASRISSFLCQVGLPYTFLMFAVYSGDFLSRRTKTVLQYASLLPPLAMLAVTPIYPVLQFNYWLMITWVFPYFIGASLILVLLYWKEKDPLVKKSRLFTNILVIFPILLVFITIYVMRTQNNYDAWRYNSLIVGIQFLLILVISVKYGFLGVKWRVEKRRLDSTLRAMTSGAQIVNHTIKNEVGKISLYTQRMKDYAEETGQPVLREDLQVIEQSTRHLLDMVSRIQGQLQEIRLREEVTSPASLIQDVLSQLRPLAEQQRIELKTELDDRWLLLCDPVQLREILINLSMNAIEAMKGGGTLTLQLFLSKKHLVVAVADTGTGIAKENLPHVLDPFFSTKKTGKNFGLGLSYCYNVMQKHQGTLEIYSVKDEGTTVFLFFPLKRVEEAG, encoded by the coding sequence ATGATGGTACTGATCTTGCTGGCGATATGGGCCTTTGGCGCCTTTGTCTTATACACAGACCCGAAAAACATTTCGATCCGTTGGGCCAGCGCCACCGCTTTTGTGGGAGGATGCGGCTTTTTATCAGCGGTCTTCGATGAAACCCTTCTGCCGCTGTTGACCGATGCGTTCCCGCTGTCCACGACCCTGCCTGCTTACCTGCTGGCAGCCAGCCGGATCTCATCCTTTCTCTGTCAGGTGGGCCTTCCCTATACGTTTCTCATGTTCGCTGTCTACTCGGGAGACTTTTTGAGCAGGAGAACCAAAACCGTTTTGCAGTACGCATCCCTGCTCCCGCCCCTCGCGATGCTGGCGGTGACGCCCATCTATCCGGTGCTGCAATTCAACTACTGGCTGATGATCACCTGGGTATTTCCCTACTTTATCGGAGCCAGTCTGATCCTCGTCCTGCTGTACTGGAAAGAAAAAGACCCGCTCGTGAAGAAAAGCAGGCTCTTTACCAATATACTCGTCATCTTTCCGATTCTTCTGGTATTTATCACGATTTACGTCATGCGCACGCAAAACAACTACGACGCCTGGCGATACAACAGCCTCATCGTAGGCATCCAGTTTCTCCTGATTCTGGTCATCAGCGTGAAGTACGGCTTTCTCGGCGTCAAATGGCGCGTGGAAAAACGTCGCCTGGACAGCACGCTTCGGGCGATGACATCCGGGGCGCAAATCGTCAATCACACGATCAAGAATGAAGTGGGAAAAATCTCGCTCTACACCCAGCGGATGAAGGATTATGCGGAGGAAACCGGCCAGCCTGTCTTGCGGGAAGATCTGCAGGTCATCGAACAATCCACCCGGCATCTTCTCGACATGGTGAGCCGCATTCAAGGACAGCTGCAAGAAATTCGCCTGCGGGAGGAGGTCACCAGCCCCGCCTCCCTGATCCAAGATGTGCTGTCCCAATTGCGTCCGCTCGCCGAACAGCAGAGAATCGAGCTGAAAACAGAGCTGGACGACCGCTGGCTGCTTCTCTGCGACCCGGTCCAGCTGCGCGAGATTTTGATCAATCTGTCCATGAATGCCATCGAAGCGATGAAAGGCGGCGGCACCCTCACCCTGCAGCTCTTTTTATCGAAAAAGCATCTCGTCGTCGCTGTCGCAGACACCGGCACCGGCATAGCCAAAGAGAATCTGCCCCATGTCCTCGATCCGTTTTTCTCGACCAAAAAGACCGGGAAAAACTTCGGACTCGGGCTGTCCTACTGCTACAATGTGATGCAGAAACACCAAGGCACACTGGAAATCTACAGCGTAAAAGACGAGGGGACGACCGTCTTTTTGTTCTTCCCGCTCAAGCGCGTGGAAGAAGCCGGCTGA
- a CDS encoding response regulator: protein MAQIRVFIVEDDPVWRKGLIDLIRKEADIDVVGEAGTKETALAWFEEEQHTADVVLMDINLTDNNLDGIEAALALSERDQEIAIIMLTSLTDEEVIIESFAATAVVNYISKSSFREIPGAIRDAYERRSAIHPTAAAALRNEFLRLKGEEDQKLLSPAEKEILQLIHEGQTQSQIEQNLHIAKRTIKNHINRILKKMGVKTSKEAAAKAKQKKLF from the coding sequence ATGGCACAAATACGCGTCTTTATCGTGGAGGACGACCCCGTCTGGCGAAAAGGCTTGATCGATCTCATCCGGAAAGAGGCGGACATCGACGTCGTCGGCGAAGCCGGCACCAAGGAGACGGCTCTAGCCTGGTTTGAAGAGGAGCAGCACACCGCAGACGTCGTCCTGATGGACATCAATCTGACGGATAATAACCTGGACGGCATCGAGGCCGCCCTCGCCCTGTCGGAGCGGGATCAAGAGATCGCCATCATCATGCTGACGTCACTGACGGACGAAGAGGTGATCATCGAGTCGTTTGCCGCCACAGCGGTCGTGAACTACATCAGCAAATCCAGCTTCCGGGAGATCCCCGGCGCCATCCGCGACGCCTATGAGCGCCGCTCGGCAATTCACCCGACGGCTGCCGCTGCGCTGCGCAATGAATTCCTCCGCTTGAAGGGCGAAGAGGACCAGAAGCTGCTTTCCCCGGCGGAAAAGGAAATCCTGCAGTTGATCCACGAGGGACAGACCCAGTCCCAGATCGAACAGAATCTGCACATCGCGAAGCGGACGATCAAGAACCACATCAACCGGATTTTGAAAAAAATGGGCGTCAAAACGAGCAAAGAAGCCGCTGCCAAAGCCAAACAGAAAAAGCTGTTCTGA
- a CDS encoding AMP-binding protein, with protein MVLIHTFIKWILLLWFRPHVKGLRKLDFSQPCIITPNHVSLLDAVLLSFFLPAGVTFVANTEIAKKFSFFMRFRKFITVDPMNPYSIRHMIRVVKSGESLVIFPEGRITTTGGLMKIYSGVGYLAMRTGATVYPVIIQGLERSIFSYLKGKVRITWFPKVTISVGTPYTLQRQENVSMREQKAAASDLILRTMQRELFEARKKENVNLFNETWEAAKLHGSKTVIAKDLTTSITYRTLLIGSYLLGNKLHHLLKGSKTAGVLLPNSVGHLVTLLSLFRIGTTPAILNFSLGVRSLLDCCETAGIRTVLTSRVFIEKGKLHHLIAGLEGQVEIVYLEDVKATATTGDKLAALCSYLAGKRSHATTNELILFTSGSESKPKGVVLTHTNLHANIQQVLSSIDITSQDKILNALPMFHSFGLTAGTILPITTGLPVYLYPSPLHYKVISELCYDQNITIMFGTSTFLAGYGKFAHPYNFYSLRYIFAGAEKLKADVRQMWMEKFGVRIFEGYGATETSPILSLNTPLANKQGTVGRLLPGIDYRLEKVEGIDRGGQLLVKGPNVMKGYLIHGKGFIPAGEWYETGDLVEADAEGYLTIQSRLKRFAKIGGEMISLNLVEELAGQCFGHSEFAAVPITDARRGERILLYTTDETVKLDRLRAHLAEKQYSPLLLPTAVRWIKALPLLGSGKTDYVTLKQMAEKGDGSA; from the coding sequence ATGGTACTTATTCATACCTTCATCAAATGGATTCTCCTGTTGTGGTTCCGCCCTCATGTCAAAGGCTTGCGCAAGCTGGATTTCTCCCAGCCGTGCATCATTACTCCCAATCACGTATCCCTGCTGGACGCGGTGCTCTTATCCTTCTTCCTCCCGGCAGGCGTGACCTTTGTCGCCAACACAGAAATCGCCAAGAAATTTTCATTCTTCATGCGTTTCCGAAAATTTATCACAGTCGACCCGATGAACCCCTACTCGATTCGTCACATGATCCGCGTCGTCAAGAGCGGCGAGTCGCTGGTGATCTTCCCGGAAGGCCGCATCACGACAACCGGCGGTCTGATGAAAATCTACAGCGGCGTAGGCTACTTGGCCATGCGGACCGGCGCTACGGTCTATCCCGTCATCATCCAAGGCCTGGAACGCTCGATCTTTTCCTACCTGAAAGGAAAAGTGCGCATCACCTGGTTCCCGAAGGTCACGATTTCCGTCGGCACCCCCTATACCCTGCAAAGACAAGAGAACGTCTCCATGCGCGAACAAAAAGCAGCGGCCAGCGACCTGATCCTGCGGACGATGCAGCGCGAATTGTTCGAGGCACGCAAAAAAGAGAATGTAAATCTGTTTAACGAAACGTGGGAAGCCGCCAAGCTGCACGGCAGCAAAACCGTCATCGCCAAAGACCTGACGACGTCCATCACGTATCGCACCCTGCTGATCGGCAGCTATCTGCTCGGCAACAAGCTGCACCATCTTTTAAAAGGCAGCAAGACGGCAGGCGTGCTGCTGCCCAACTCCGTCGGCCACCTGGTGACGCTCCTGTCGCTGTTTCGCATCGGGACCACTCCGGCGATTCTCAACTTTTCGCTCGGTGTCCGCTCGCTTTTGGACTGCTGCGAGACAGCCGGCATCCGCACCGTCCTGACTTCCCGCGTGTTTATTGAAAAAGGGAAGCTGCATCACCTGATCGCCGGCCTGGAAGGACAGGTAGAGATCGTCTATCTGGAGGATGTAAAAGCGACAGCCACCACAGGCGACAAACTCGCTGCCCTCTGCTCCTATCTCGCGGGCAAGCGGTCCCACGCCACGACGAACGAACTGATTCTGTTTACATCCGGCAGCGAAAGCAAGCCGAAGGGCGTCGTGCTGACCCATACCAATCTGCACGCCAACATCCAGCAGGTGCTGAGCAGCATCGACATCACGAGCCAGGATAAGATTTTGAATGCACTGCCGATGTTCCACAGCTTTGGCCTGACCGCAGGCACCATCTTGCCGATCACAACCGGGCTGCCCGTGTACCTCTACCCCAGCCCGCTTCACTACAAAGTCATCTCGGAGCTATGCTACGACCAGAACATCACGATCATGTTTGGCACCTCTACGTTCCTGGCGGGTTACGGCAAGTTCGCGCATCCGTACAATTTCTACTCGCTCCGCTACATCTTTGCCGGAGCCGAGAAGCTGAAGGCAGATGTGAGGCAAATGTGGATGGAAAAATTCGGCGTCCGGATTTTTGAAGGCTACGGCGCGACCGAAACCTCTCCGATCCTGTCGCTTAATACGCCGCTGGCAAACAAGCAGGGTACAGTCGGCCGTCTCTTGCCCGGCATCGACTACCGGCTCGAAAAAGTGGAAGGCATCGATCGCGGCGGTCAGCTGCTCGTCAAAGGGCCCAATGTCATGAAGGGCTACCTGATCCACGGCAAAGGCTTTATCCCGGCTGGAGAATGGTACGAGACAGGCGACCTGGTGGAAGCGGATGCGGAAGGGTATCTGACCATTCAGTCCCGGCTGAAGCGCTTCGCCAAGATCGGCGGAGAGATGATTTCACTCAATCTGGTGGAGGAGCTCGCCGGTCAGTGCTTCGGCCACTCCGAGTTCGCCGCTGTCCCGATCACCGATGCCCGCAGAGGAGAGCGAATCCTGCTCTACACCACAGATGAGACTGTGAAGCTGGATCGCCTGCGCGCGCATCTGGCGGAAAAACAGTACTCCCCGCTGCTGCTGCCGACCGCTGTACGCTGGATCAAAGCCCTGCCCCTGCTCGGCAGCGGAAAGACGGATTACGTGACGCTCAAACAAATGGCTGAAAAAGGAGATGGCTCGGCATGA
- the lplT gene encoding lysophospholipid transporter LplT produces MRFRMRPLQALYFTQFLSAFADNMILFVIANLLQDNGFSPVMLALVSMAFFLPYIILAPLVGPFADKHPKSYVLVIGNLIKVLGVLLLLVIDQSSILLLMLSYFTVGVGAVVYSPAKYGILPELTKNEEELFHANARIEAYTIIAILTGIGGGGAIAAMTPTVVSSLICLGMYGLSVLMTFAIPRINGNPMTRYGTETRLFFAHFFQLLKKPETGFAIIGTGAFWMSSAVLRVAVIAWIPISLGIDPKSSAVSLILATTSIGIITGAFLAPRLIPLQRFYRSLLYGFLMFVLILLFPFFHITAVSIVLLLMVGFMGGVFIVPMNTVLQDEGKKMMGTGKTIAIQNFAENALMLIGSGIYYIIVYLGVSISGAIVAQGLLLLLFLLYLAGQTKRLAAGRV; encoded by the coding sequence ATGAGATTCCGCATGCGACCGCTGCAAGCACTCTACTTTACCCAATTCTTGTCTGCCTTTGCCGACAACATGATTCTCTTCGTGATCGCCAACCTGCTGCAAGACAATGGATTCTCGCCCGTCATGCTGGCGCTCGTCTCGATGGCCTTCTTTTTGCCCTACATCATCCTGGCCCCGCTCGTGGGGCCCTTCGCCGACAAGCATCCCAAGTCATACGTACTGGTCATCGGCAACCTGATCAAAGTACTGGGCGTCCTGCTTCTTTTGGTGATCGACCAGAGCAGCATTCTCCTGCTGATGCTCTCCTACTTTACGGTGGGTGTAGGAGCCGTCGTCTACTCGCCGGCCAAGTACGGTATTTTGCCGGAGCTGACGAAAAACGAAGAGGAGCTGTTTCACGCCAATGCTCGCATCGAAGCGTATACCATCATCGCGATATTGACCGGGATCGGGGGTGGCGGGGCGATCGCCGCGATGACTCCCACCGTCGTCTCTTCGCTGATTTGTCTCGGGATGTACGGCCTCTCCGTCCTGATGACATTCGCCATTCCGCGCATCAACGGAAATCCGATGACACGCTACGGCACGGAGACCCGACTGTTCTTCGCCCACTTTTTCCAGCTGCTGAAAAAGCCGGAGACGGGATTTGCGATCATCGGCACGGGAGCCTTCTGGATGAGCTCGGCAGTGCTGCGGGTAGCGGTCATCGCCTGGATCCCGATCTCCCTCGGGATCGATCCCAAGAGCTCGGCTGTCTCGCTGATCCTGGCGACGACGTCGATCGGCATCATCACGGGCGCCTTCCTGGCCCCCAGGCTGATCCCTTTGCAGCGCTTTTATCGCTCCCTCCTGTACGGCTTTCTGATGTTCGTGCTGATTCTGCTCTTCCCATTCTTCCACATCACGGCTGTGTCGATCGTGCTTCTGCTTATGGTCGGCTTTATGGGCGGCGTGTTTATCGTCCCGATGAACACCGTGCTTCAGGATGAAGGCAAGAAAATGATGGGCACCGGCAAGACGATCGCGATCCAAAACTTCGCGGAAAATGCACTCATGCTCATCGGATCGGGCATTTACTACATCATCGTCTACCTGGGCGTCTCGATCTCCGGCGCCATCGTCGCCCAAGGGCTGCTGCTCCTGCTGTTCCTGCTCTATTTGGCAGGCCAGACAAAGCGGCTGGCAGCGGGCCGAGTGTAA
- a CDS encoding GAP1-N2 domain-containing protein produces the protein MTRHLIGQQYYTRGRAGVFRSNEGYDTVAKSPGLDSSFVKKVLHPFCVYDAPRELQEREADPGEYPEALVSFRAETGELVIGNSVYAGADFTGQRNTFFSHNYVIPAARQEEFIRHPRKIFGIDSFAKRHDEGAGKELPALEDLPYAESTSAAPRQALARMGIGEHEWKQLLYAVMVSLSARKKVFISLAGGEREAAQSAKELMEILYGCLPYEMRRHLGFLTYSGEPQSKKHIHVMFVPKGSIRPGNGHIDKEFLFDFAGQRIWNADLQEGEHEYLHFAWEYLQEPRVMEEFFLFAEEVLAGDDSGLGLRPGTYYELCALFLIEKGRMAVYEQSRAAVWQVLLGYLENAQLTGKKRLYELLASLFREEKKELAARKLPATELVRLIIQSSRVVEGRNRQTERVLYLMDVLLKGRLLQEKAYLDEVYKHLAACPELFSPVMNTALRHEQFAAPLFEAYVAQRLSAALRMEDVLREVAFWEAHVPDALRNPFFKEATQKKMLATFKGSGQKVEAALAIHRFLEPMQKRNAFASDILDEIDRCLLKYTELDALTPQEFAGIVSLLEDKPQTFFWELDLESRATCDLLLKLASLQEGTGGDCPPPEVFYRSFDQEERYQLQRLLRKLLGEKLDEPDFPKVWLAFYETESGGMHSPAYEQMLTFVQERGGEQIMRSFIRWTLSVDEFFRGTSLTPVYRDALKRYFLEEKGIRLRKKEQRKQWYGLRHAELRKLLDEVRDETANGLVRLFRRHTGIMAAVTLLIVAGGTAGGFYLYAATQAPATDQTVEPGPDADPGATPPGGTESPAASDPLPPPIYGPFLPGGDREPGTGSDGETSPATGGSGEGTGSAGTGNDGASSGGTGGAGAGNGEGNPEGTGGAGTGNRGGTPGETGSADTGNGGGTPGETGSADTDNPGATRP, from the coding sequence GTGACGCGGCATTTGATTGGGCAGCAGTATTACACACGCGGGCGTGCGGGCGTGTTTCGCTCCAATGAAGGTTACGATACCGTCGCCAAATCGCCGGGACTGGACTCCTCCTTTGTCAAAAAGGTCCTGCATCCGTTCTGCGTCTACGACGCACCCCGCGAGCTGCAGGAGAGAGAGGCGGACCCGGGCGAGTACCCGGAAGCACTGGTCTCCTTTCGCGCCGAGACGGGGGAGCTCGTGATCGGCAACAGCGTGTATGCCGGTGCCGATTTCACCGGCCAACGAAATACCTTTTTCTCCCATAACTACGTGATCCCGGCCGCGAGACAAGAGGAATTCATCCGGCATCCGCGCAAGATTTTCGGGATTGACTCCTTTGCCAAACGGCACGATGAGGGAGCCGGAAAAGAGTTGCCCGCACTGGAAGATCTTCCGTATGCGGAGAGTACCTCCGCCGCTCCCAGACAAGCTCTGGCTCGCATGGGGATCGGGGAACACGAGTGGAAGCAATTGCTCTATGCGGTGATGGTGTCGCTCTCCGCGAGGAAAAAGGTATTCATCAGTCTCGCAGGCGGGGAGAGGGAAGCGGCCCAGTCGGCCAAGGAGCTGATGGAGATCCTCTACGGCTGCCTGCCTTACGAGATGCGCCGTCATCTCGGTTTTCTGACGTACAGCGGCGAGCCGCAGAGCAAAAAGCATATCCATGTGATGTTTGTGCCAAAGGGAAGCATCCGGCCGGGAAACGGCCATATCGACAAGGAGTTTCTCTTTGACTTTGCCGGTCAGCGGATATGGAATGCGGACCTGCAGGAGGGGGAGCACGAGTACCTCCATTTTGCCTGGGAGTATCTCCAGGAGCCGCGCGTCATGGAAGAGTTTTTTCTGTTTGCCGAAGAGGTGCTCGCTGGCGATGACAGCGGGCTAGGCTTGCGGCCGGGCACCTATTACGAGCTGTGCGCGCTGTTTTTGATCGAAAAAGGGCGGATGGCTGTATACGAGCAAAGCCGCGCGGCCGTGTGGCAGGTGCTGCTCGGTTATCTGGAAAACGCTCAACTGACCGGGAAAAAGCGTCTGTATGAACTCTTGGCCAGTCTCTTTCGCGAGGAAAAGAAGGAGCTCGCCGCGCGAAAGCTGCCCGCCACGGAGCTGGTGCGGCTGATCATCCAGTCCAGTCGCGTCGTGGAGGGACGAAACAGGCAAACGGAGCGGGTGCTGTATCTGATGGATGTGCTCCTCAAGGGGCGATTGCTGCAGGAGAAGGCGTATCTGGACGAGGTGTACAAGCATTTGGCGGCTTGCCCGGAATTGTTTTCACCCGTGATGAACACAGCCCTCAGACATGAACAATTTGCAGCACCGCTCTTTGAGGCGTATGTAGCCCAACGGCTGAGTGCGGCTCTGCGGATGGAAGACGTGCTCCGGGAAGTGGCGTTTTGGGAGGCGCATGTGCCGGATGCGCTGCGGAACCCCTTTTTTAAGGAGGCGACGCAGAAGAAGATGCTGGCCACATTCAAAGGGAGCGGACAGAAGGTGGAGGCCGCCCTTGCGATTCACCGCTTCTTGGAACCGATGCAAAAACGAAATGCGTTCGCGAGCGACATCCTGGACGAAATCGACCGCTGCCTGCTGAAATACACCGAGCTGGACGCCTTGACGCCGCAGGAATTCGCAGGCATTGTGTCGCTGTTGGAGGATAAGCCGCAAACCTTTTTCTGGGAGCTGGATCTGGAAAGCCGCGCTACCTGTGATCTGCTGCTGAAGCTGGCTTCGCTGCAAGAGGGAACCGGGGGCGATTGCCCGCCGCCGGAGGTGTTCTACCGCTCTTTTGACCAGGAGGAGAGGTACCAGCTGCAGCGCTTGCTCCGGAAGCTGCTCGGGGAAAAACTGGACGAGCCGGACTTCCCCAAAGTGTGGCTGGCTTTTTACGAAACGGAATCAGGGGGAATGCATTCGCCGGCTTATGAGCAGATGCTGACGTTTGTGCAGGAGCGCGGCGGCGAGCAGATCATGCGCTCGTTTATCCGCTGGACGCTCTCTGTGGATGAATTTTTCCGGGGGACATCGCTGACCCCGGTCTATCGCGACGCGCTGAAGCGCTATTTCCTGGAGGAGAAGGGCATCCGGCTGCGCAAAAAAGAGCAGCGAAAACAGTGGTACGGATTGAGACATGCTGAACTTCGCAAGCTGCTGGATGAGGTGCGGGACGAAACCGCAAATGGGCTGGTCCGGCTGTTTCGCCGACATACGGGGATCATGGCGGCCGTGACGCTGTTGATCGTGGCTGGAGGCACTGCGGGCGGGTTCTACTTGTATGCCGCGACGCAGGCACCTGCCACCGATCAGACGGTAGAGCCCGGCCCTGATGCTGACCCCGGCGCGACTCCTCCCGGCGGTACGGAAAGCCCTGCCGCCTCCGATCCTCTGCCTCCGCCGATCTATGGGCCGTTCTTGCCCGGTGGGGACAGGGAGCCCGGGACAGGCTCCGATGGAGAGACGAGCCCGGCAACCGGGGGCTCCGGCGAAGGAACCGGCAGCGCCGGAACTGGAAACGATGGGGCCAGCTCCGGAGGAACTGGCGGCGCAGGAGCAGGAAACGGTGAAGGCAATCCCGAAGGAACCGGCGGCGCAGGAACCGGGAACCGAGGAGGCACTCCCGGAGAAACCGGCAGCGCGGACACCGGAAACGGAGGAGGCACTCCCGGAGAAACCGGCAGCGCGGACACCGACAACCCTGGAGCCACTCGTCCTTGA
- a CDS encoding TRAFAC clade GTPase domain-containing protein — MLTFFKNMFEKKPPQKERLPFYDIVCPFCFAKFSPEQVVFRAAHHREEDEDYALQEDVILNQYRNKFGLDDIEEIEAVIDPETIPDENRIVVDNVLVGITDKYGVATKRRLCPHCHNELPITAGKAPSNIISIVGASQVGKSVYMTSLIHTLQNTTANRFDAACMPLNAQISRKFRENYESPLFERGQLLDSTQKEKRQEPFIFQFIFKDNERAPLILVFFDVAGEGMVDREYLEIYAAHVRNSSGILFLVDPLQIRTIRDKIQLNIGDEPGEFTARYDEPREVVITMFENFIGYEQASKTHIPTAVVLTKSDMLHMLKEEDGEYIKTNSNVFRNYVHEKYLNLSEFENINGEVRRFIEKVDRPFKDALDVYFTNTAFFAVSALGSNPVNQKVSGVVTPVRVDEPFIWLLHQLDYIEGRERS, encoded by the coding sequence ATGCTGACCTTTTTCAAAAACATGTTTGAAAAGAAGCCGCCGCAAAAGGAGAGGCTGCCTTTTTACGATATCGTCTGTCCCTTTTGCTTTGCCAAGTTTTCGCCGGAGCAGGTCGTCTTTCGGGCCGCCCATCACCGGGAGGAGGACGAGGATTACGCCCTTCAGGAAGACGTGATTTTGAACCAATACCGCAATAAATTCGGTTTGGACGACATCGAGGAGATCGAGGCGGTGATCGACCCCGAGACGATTCCCGACGAGAACCGGATCGTGGTGGACAATGTGCTGGTGGGCATCACGGACAAGTACGGCGTCGCGACCAAGCGGAGACTGTGTCCGCACTGCCACAACGAGCTGCCGATTACCGCGGGCAAAGCCCCGAGCAATATCATCTCCATCGTCGGCGCTTCGCAGGTGGGCAAGTCGGTCTACATGACCTCGCTGATCCACACGCTGCAAAACACGACAGCGAACCGCTTCGATGCCGCCTGCATGCCGCTCAACGCCCAGATCAGCCGGAAGTTCCGGGAAAACTACGAGTCCCCCTTGTTTGAGCGCGGACAGCTGCTCGATTCCACGCAAAAAGAAAAGCGGCAGGAGCCGTTTATCTTTCAGTTTATCTTCAAGGACAACGAGCGGGCGCCGCTGATCCTCGTCTTTTTCGACGTCGCCGGCGAGGGCATGGTGGATCGCGAATACCTGGAGATCTACGCGGCTCACGTGCGCAATTCCTCCGGTATCCTCTTTCTCGTCGATCCCCTGCAGATCCGGACGATCCGGGACAAGATCCAGCTCAACATCGGCGACGAGCCGGGCGAATTCACAGCCAGATACGACGAGCCGCGCGAGGTCGTCATCACGATGTTTGAGAATTTCATCGGGTACGAGCAGGCGAGCAAGACGCATATCCCGACGGCCGTGGTGCTGACCAAGAGCGACATGCTGCACATGCTGAAGGAAGAAGACGGCGAGTACATCAAGACCAACAGCAATGTGTTCCGCAATTATGTCCATGAAAAATACCTGAACCTGTCCGAGTTTGAGAACATCAACGGGGAAGTGCGCCGGTTTATCGAAAAGGTGGATCGGCCGTTTAAGGATGCGCTCGACGTGTATTTTACCAACACCGCCTTTTTCGCCGTATCCGCCCTGGGGAGCAATCCGGTCAATCAAAAGGTAAGCGGTGTCGTCACGCCTGTCCGGGTCGATGAGCCATTCATCTGGCTCCTGCATCAATTGGATTACATCGAGGGGAGAGAACGATCGTGA
- a CDS encoding beta-mannanase: MIEREETVERLIKDVVCQIQGNECVITWHWPESVPFVYVHRMPFDASFEPSAITPGDVKLYTREEYKANLGYREPVEGIGRHTYRIFPGQLRDGKRVMLLPRGEAHLGHLSTGKAKIYYSVKSKKSWFRPYQTIQIRIFSEWPIASEVLCYVKKEGGYPSGREDGTQYAFIRDLEPGENLMPEIEIGKNDFIRLFFTDGKKYGELYELIPE, translated from the coding sequence ATGATAGAGCGGGAAGAAACGGTTGAACGACTGATCAAGGATGTGGTTTGTCAGATTCAGGGGAACGAGTGCGTGATCACGTGGCATTGGCCGGAGTCGGTCCCCTTTGTGTACGTGCACAGGATGCCGTTCGACGCCTCTTTTGAGCCTTCCGCGATCACCCCGGGGGATGTGAAGTTGTACACCCGGGAGGAGTACAAGGCAAATCTCGGCTATCGGGAGCCGGTGGAAGGAATCGGACGGCATACCTACCGGATTTTTCCCGGCCAGCTGAGGGACGGCAAGCGGGTGATGCTGCTCCCGCGGGGCGAAGCGCATCTCGGCCATCTCAGTACGGGAAAAGCCAAAATCTATTACTCCGTAAAAAGCAAGAAAAGCTGGTTTCGCCCGTATCAAACGATCCAGATCCGCATCTTTTCCGAATGGCCGATCGCAAGCGAAGTGCTGTGCTACGTCAAAAAAGAGGGCGGCTACCCGAGCGGCAGGGAGGACGGCACCCAGTACGCGTTTATCCGCGACCTGGAGCCAGGCGAAAACCTGATGCCGGAGATCGAGATCGGGAAAAACGACTTTATCCGGCTATTCTTTACCGATGGAAAAAAATACGGGGAACTTTACGAACTGATTCCCGAATAG